The following coding sequences lie in one Pseudomonas sp. B33.4 genomic window:
- a CDS encoding rhodanese-like domain-containing protein, with protein sequence MVSLVRDIPAAPSAIALMHFSNRLTFETDCSDVFSSQEAGEIDFVLVDVRGSLAFERGHVPGAINIPNRLLTAAELASYPKTTLFVVYCAGPHCNGANKAAVKLAALGYPVKEMIGGVTGWLYEGFQLSVPQGVNAAIGCEC encoded by the coding sequence ATGGTTAGTCTGGTTCGCGACATCCCCGCAGCACCGTCGGCGATCGCCCTGATGCACTTCAGCAATCGTCTGACTTTCGAGACCGATTGTTCCGACGTGTTCAGCAGCCAAGAGGCTGGCGAGATCGATTTTGTCCTGGTCGACGTTCGCGGCTCGCTGGCCTTTGAGCGCGGGCATGTGCCGGGCGCGATCAATATCCCGAACCGCTTGCTGACGGCGGCGGAACTGGCGAGTTACCCGAAAACCACGCTGTTCGTGGTCTATTGCGCCGGCCCGCACTGCAACGGCGCGAACAAGGCGGCGGTGAAACTGGCGGCACTGGGTTACCCGGTCAAAGAAATGATCGGCGGGGTTACCGGATGGCTGTATGAAGGCTTTCAGTTGAGTGTGCCGCAAGGGGTCAATGCGGCCATCGGCTGCGAATGCTGA
- a CDS encoding MFS transporter: MTASIPHNGSRAGAIFRVTSGNFLEQFDFFLFGFYATQIAAVFFPASSEFASLMMTFAVFGAGFLMRPLGAIVLGAYIDDVGRRKGLIVTLSIMASGTILIVLVPGYESIGLFAPALVLIGRLLQGFSAGAELGGVSVYLAEIATPGRKGFFTAWQSASQQVAIIVAAALGYALNAWMAPDVIADWGWRIPFFVGCMIVPFIFFLRRNLAETEEFAARKHRPSMGEVFRTLGQNWGVVLGGMLMVALTTTAFYLITVYAPTFGKTVLHLSTSDALLVTLLVGVSNFFWLPIGGLLSDRIGRRPVLIAMSLLALATTYPALSYLVQAPSFSHMLLSLLWLSFIYGLYNGAMIPALTEIMPVEVRVAGFSLAYSLATAIFGGFTPAMSTFLIQYTGDKAAPGYWMSIGALCALCATLYLYRRAGGRLQPVAA; this comes from the coding sequence ATGACAGCCTCAATCCCACACAACGGCTCGCGGGCCGGTGCCATTTTCCGGGTGACCTCGGGCAACTTCCTCGAACAGTTCGACTTCTTTCTGTTCGGTTTCTATGCCACGCAGATCGCGGCGGTGTTCTTTCCGGCGAGCAGTGAGTTCGCTTCCCTGATGATGACCTTTGCCGTATTCGGCGCAGGCTTTTTGATGCGTCCGCTGGGCGCCATTGTGCTCGGTGCGTACATCGATGATGTCGGCCGGCGTAAAGGTTTGATCGTCACCCTGTCGATCATGGCCAGCGGCACGATCTTGATTGTGCTGGTGCCCGGATACGAAAGCATCGGCCTGTTTGCGCCGGCACTGGTGTTGATCGGGCGCTTGTTGCAAGGCTTCTCGGCCGGTGCGGAATTGGGCGGTGTGTCGGTGTATCTCGCCGAGATCGCGACGCCGGGCCGCAAAGGTTTCTTCACCGCTTGGCAGTCGGCCAGTCAGCAAGTGGCGATCATTGTTGCCGCTGCGCTGGGCTACGCCTTGAACGCGTGGATGGCACCGGATGTGATTGCCGATTGGGGCTGGCGGATTCCGTTTTTCGTCGGCTGCATGATCGTGCCGTTCATCTTTTTCCTGCGGCGTAACCTGGCGGAAACCGAAGAGTTCGCCGCACGCAAACACCGCCCGAGCATGGGCGAAGTGTTCCGCACCCTCGGCCAGAACTGGGGCGTGGTACTCGGCGGCATGTTGATGGTCGCGTTGACCACCACCGCGTTTTACCTGATCACCGTGTACGCGCCGACCTTCGGCAAAACCGTGCTGCATCTGAGTACTTCGGACGCGCTGTTGGTGACCTTGCTGGTCGGTGTGTCGAACTTCTTCTGGCTGCCGATTGGCGGCCTGTTGTCCGACCGTATCGGCCGTCGTCCGGTGCTGATCGCCATGTCGCTGCTGGCCTTGGCCACGACCTATCCGGCGTTGTCGTACCTGGTGCAGGCGCCGAGCTTCAGCCACATGTTGTTGTCGCTGTTGTGGCTGTCGTTTATCTACGGTTTATACAACGGCGCAATGATTCCAGCGCTCACCGAGATCATGCCGGTTGAAGTGCGGGTTGCCGGTTTCTCCCTCGCCTACAGCTTGGCAACCGCCATTTTCGGTGGTTTCACTCCGGCGATGTCGACCTTCCTGATTCAGTACACCGGCGACAAAGCCGCGCCGGGTTACTGGATGAGCATCGGTGCGCTGTGTGCCCTGTGCGCCACTCTTTATCTGTACCGCCGTGCCGGTGGTCGTCTGCAACCTGTCGCGGCCTGA
- a CDS encoding M48 family metallopeptidase codes for MNFFEQQRRAKRRTVYLIFLMFMAVLSLIAVSCVLMTIPVEDGSGKVLMDLELDQQLVMTVSAVVVGIVLLASLSKLAELSEGGKVVARRLDGRVINHSAQTLEEQRLMNVVEEMAIASGTAVPSVYLLPDLGINAFAAGLTPQDAVIGVTQGAINVLTREELQGVIAHEFSHIYNGDMRLNTRLIAIVHGIMVLGLTGSYILEGTEQVGKTPLQRSKFVAIPMLIGFVLLFVGIAGTIFGNMIKSAISRQREFLADATAVQYTRNPQSIAGALKKIGGYELGASIRSARAEEYSHLYFGPGYSNTDSTASHPDLNERIRRVDAQWDGSFIKVAAPPADAQPSVALPVPDAFGGIPAAAKSVLYDMNAVQASVAAIGAPQPEHLLEARRVLEDIPHTLKMAARNIEGAQAVVYGLLLSRSTSLLGMQVELLKPEIDATVFDYLSQLREPLSSLSPGLRLPLLDLAIPSLRELGKKPFAKVKHNLNLLIEADNETELLEWTLLRIVERNVEGATPVQFKFGLFQCAEELMALLTAMARAGQDNLSAASQAIQFAWQGLAFEQPEEMRAELEDLAGLEAAIKRLRHLMPEERPALLDAMTRCVMHDGVITVAEAELFRAVADLLDCPLPPLLAVHAEMADSTRDTVHHAVATS; via the coding sequence ATGAATTTCTTTGAACAACAGCGCCGGGCCAAGCGCCGCACCGTGTACCTCATTTTCTTGATGTTCATGGCCGTGCTCAGCCTGATCGCCGTGTCGTGTGTGCTGATGACCATTCCGGTCGAGGATGGCAGCGGTAAAGTCCTGATGGATCTGGAACTCGACCAGCAACTGGTCATGACCGTGTCAGCCGTGGTCGTCGGCATCGTGCTGCTGGCAAGTCTGTCCAAGCTTGCGGAGTTGTCAGAGGGCGGCAAAGTGGTTGCGCGGCGCCTCGACGGGCGCGTGATCAACCACAGCGCGCAGACGCTGGAAGAGCAGCGATTGATGAACGTGGTGGAAGAAATGGCCATCGCCTCCGGCACTGCCGTGCCCTCGGTGTACTTGCTGCCCGATCTGGGCATCAACGCCTTCGCGGCGGGACTCACACCACAGGACGCCGTCATCGGCGTCACTCAGGGCGCAATCAATGTATTGACCCGCGAAGAGCTGCAAGGGGTGATCGCCCATGAGTTCAGTCATATCTATAACGGTGACATGCGCCTCAACACCCGACTGATTGCCATCGTCCACGGGATCATGGTTCTCGGGTTGACCGGCAGCTATATCCTGGAAGGCACCGAGCAGGTCGGTAAAACCCCGCTACAGCGCAGCAAGTTCGTCGCGATACCGATGTTGATTGGTTTTGTACTGTTGTTTGTGGGTATCGCGGGGACGATTTTTGGCAATATGATCAAATCTGCAATCAGTCGACAGCGTGAATTCCTCGCCGATGCTACGGCGGTGCAATACACCCGCAACCCGCAAAGCATCGCCGGAGCGTTGAAGAAAATTGGCGGTTATGAACTGGGCGCAAGCATCCGTTCCGCACGCGCGGAGGAATACAGCCACTTGTACTTTGGACCGGGTTACTCGAACACCGACTCGACGGCTTCCCATCCGGATTTGAATGAGCGGATCCGTCGGGTCGATGCGCAATGGGACGGCAGCTTCATCAAAGTGGCGGCGCCGCCCGCAGATGCACAACCTTCGGTCGCTCTGCCTGTGCCCGATGCATTCGGCGGCATCCCCGCTGCGGCCAAGTCGGTGCTCTACGACATGAATGCGGTCCAGGCTTCCGTGGCGGCCATTGGCGCGCCGCAGCCAGAACATCTGCTGGAAGCTCGCCGCGTGCTGGAAGACATTCCGCACACACTCAAAATGGCAGCACGCAATATTGAAGGCGCCCAGGCCGTTGTGTATGGGCTGCTGCTGTCGCGTTCAACCTCCCTGCTGGGCATGCAAGTCGAGCTACTGAAGCCGGAAATCGACGCCACGGTGTTCGACTATTTGAGTCAGCTGCGCGAGCCCCTGTCGTCGCTGAGTCCCGGCCTGCGCCTGCCATTGCTGGATCTGGCCATCCCGAGTCTGCGAGAGCTTGGCAAAAAGCCCTTTGCCAAGGTCAAGCACAACCTGAATTTGCTGATCGAAGCGGATAACGAAACAGAGTTGCTGGAGTGGACGCTGTTGCGCATCGTCGAGCGCAATGTTGAAGGCGCGACACCGGTGCAGTTCAAATTCGGACTGTTCCAGTGCGCCGAAGAACTCATGGCCCTGTTGACCGCGATGGCCCGTGCCGGGCAGGACAATTTATCGGCAGCGTCGCAGGCCATTCAGTTTGCCTGGCAAGGTCTTGCGTTCGAACAGCCTGAAGAAATGCGCGCCGAACTGGAAGATCTGGCGGGGCTGGAAGCGGCGATCAAGCGCCTGCGCCATCTCATGCCGGAGGAGCGTCCGGCATTGCTTGATGCCATGACCCGCTGCGTGATGCACGATGGCGTGATCACCGTGGCTGAAGCAGAACTGTTTCGCGCCGTCGCGGACTTGCTCGACTGCCCGCTGCCACCGTTGCTTGCCGTACACGCCGAAATGGCTGACAGCACCCGTGACACTGTTCACCATGCAGTTGCAACGTCCTGA
- a CDS encoding substrate-binding domain-containing protein, with amino-acid sequence MKKLFTVTALLAGLAFNLTAQAEELSVMTSGGFTAAYKILGPKFAAASGNTLTTSLGPSMGKAPEAIPNRLARGEHADVVIMVGYALDDLIKQGKVDPASRVELADSRIGLVVREGAPKPDISSVDALKKTLLDAQSVAYSDSASGVYIEQQLFKKLGIEDQLKPKAKMIPKIPVGSVVATGDYQLGFQQVSELLPVPGVSFVAKIPEPVQSVTRFAAGIPVGAQHPEEAKALLAYLAAPAAQADVQATGLDSVKR; translated from the coding sequence ATGAAAAAACTGTTTACTGTCACCGCCCTGCTCGCCGGTCTCGCGTTCAACCTCACGGCCCAGGCCGAAGAATTGAGCGTGATGACCTCCGGAGGCTTCACTGCCGCCTACAAGATTCTCGGCCCGAAATTCGCCGCCGCCAGCGGCAACACTTTGACCACCAGCCTTGGTCCATCGATGGGCAAGGCGCCGGAGGCGATCCCCAATCGCCTCGCGCGCGGTGAACACGCCGACGTAGTGATCATGGTCGGTTACGCCCTCGATGACCTGATCAAGCAAGGCAAGGTCGACCCGGCCTCGCGCGTGGAACTGGCGGACTCGCGGATCGGCCTGGTGGTGCGTGAAGGCGCGCCGAAACCAGACATCAGCAGCGTCGACGCCTTGAAGAAAACTCTGCTCGACGCACAATCGGTGGCCTACTCCGACAGCGCCAGCGGCGTGTACATCGAGCAGCAGTTGTTCAAGAAACTGGGCATCGAAGATCAGCTGAAACCCAAGGCCAAAATGATCCCGAAAATCCCGGTCGGCTCGGTGGTTGCCACTGGCGACTATCAATTGGGCTTCCAGCAGGTCAGCGAATTGCTGCCGGTGCCGGGCGTGAGTTTCGTCGCGAAGATTCCGGAACCGGTGCAGTCGGTGACGCGCTTTGCCGCCGGGATCCCGGTCGGCGCACAGCATCCTGAAGAAGCCAAAGCCCTGCTCGCTTACCTCGCCGCGCCAGCCGCACAAGCTGACGTGCAAGCCACCGGACTGGATTCGGTCAAGCGCTGA
- a CDS encoding diguanylate cyclase domain-containing protein, protein MTLFWISLAVGASMLAVIALLLWRERGLRRQLAQYRDLLRRAADGQHIQQDGDVERFKRSQYFARIGTWDWEVDTDRLYWSDAIYGMFGFKIGEITPSYALFCSCVHPDDRTKVREGELRCLETGENHDEEYRVVWPDGTIRWLRETGNVVHNDHDAVVKMMGVVRDITEEKASASYLQHLAHFDPLTGLPNRLVLEQRLSEALDHARQSDTRVALVFVDLNGFKTINDRYGHAAGDRVLITTATRLKRILRATDTVARIGGDEFVVILQGLAPNLSLPDEARSICQKIFIELSPPISIGNDQRHIGTSLGVAVFPDHATAMDRLLHIADLAMYEAKRSGNNQYRLGGGQVMNQVRVE, encoded by the coding sequence ATGACTCTGTTCTGGATCAGCCTTGCCGTGGGCGCGAGCATGCTGGCCGTCATTGCCCTGCTGCTGTGGCGCGAGCGCGGTTTGCGCCGGCAGCTCGCGCAATATCGGGATCTGCTGAGACGGGCCGCCGATGGCCAACACATTCAGCAGGACGGCGACGTCGAGCGCTTCAAACGCAGCCAGTACTTTGCACGCATCGGCACCTGGGACTGGGAAGTCGACACGGATCGGCTGTACTGGTCGGATGCGATTTACGGCATGTTCGGGTTCAAGATCGGTGAAATCACCCCGTCCTATGCGCTGTTCTGTTCCTGCGTGCACCCGGACGACCGCACCAAGGTGCGCGAAGGTGAACTGCGCTGTCTTGAAACCGGCGAAAACCATGATGAGGAATACCGCGTGGTGTGGCCCGACGGCACGATTCGCTGGCTGCGGGAAACCGGCAACGTGGTGCACAACGACCACGATGCGGTGGTGAAGATGATGGGCGTGGTGCGCGACATCACCGAAGAAAAAGCCTCGGCCAGTTACCTGCAACACCTCGCCCATTTCGACCCGCTGACCGGCCTGCCCAATCGCCTGGTGCTGGAACAACGCTTGTCCGAAGCGCTGGACCACGCGCGACAGAGCGACACGCGCGTCGCACTGGTGTTCGTCGACCTCAACGGTTTCAAAACCATCAACGACCGCTACGGTCATGCCGCCGGCGACCGCGTGCTGATCACCACGGCCACGCGGCTGAAACGCATCCTGCGCGCCACCGACACCGTTGCGCGCATTGGCGGCGACGAGTTCGTGGTGATCCTGCAAGGCCTGGCGCCGAACCTGAGTTTGCCGGACGAAGCCCGCAGTATCTGCCAGAAAATCTTCATCGAACTGTCGCCCCCGATCAGCATCGGCAACGACCAGCGCCACATCGGCACCAGCCTTGGCGTGGCGGTGTTTCCGGATCATGCGACGGCCATGGATCGCTTGCTGCACATTGCCGATCTGGCGATGTATGAGGCCAAGCGCAGTGGTAATAATCAGTATCGGTTGGGGGGTGGGCAGGTGATGAATCAGGTTCGGGTCGAGTAG
- a CDS encoding RcnB family protein yields the protein MNSKTLIASLALVAGIAGISPLVQAAQTSNEQAVQSPVSDRELKVNDRAPDIYQRSEKAIDWKTKGLKKPVDQAQWVQINDQYVMVMITNGTIVEMKPVPR from the coding sequence ATGAACAGCAAAACCCTAATCGCCAGCCTGGCCCTCGTCGCCGGCATCGCCGGGATCAGTCCACTTGTTCAAGCGGCGCAAACCTCAAATGAACAGGCCGTGCAATCCCCGGTCAGCGACCGCGAACTGAAGGTCAACGACCGTGCTCCGGATATTTATCAGCGCAGTGAAAAAGCCATCGACTGGAAAACCAAGGGCCTGAAAAAACCTGTTGATCAGGCGCAATGGGTACAGATCAATGACCAGTACGTCATGGTGATGATCACCAACGGCACCATTGTCGAGATGAAACCGGTCCCGCGTTAA
- a CDS encoding pyocin S6 family toxin immunity protein, translating into MKEHPSRFQSFTCVWDALEDTPQDAANMRLLAKLRRTLSRENSPVRPATPMDEADRKLQMFLWISGFLKGDDEDDTLKYELTVGPKFEPAVLAAMGWKSLDESPDGEWLLTLDQAQKIGMAVNEQLPSEFDLFIGIRG; encoded by the coding sequence ATGAAGGAACATCCCTCCCGATTCCAAAGTTTCACTTGTGTCTGGGATGCACTGGAAGACACACCGCAGGACGCCGCCAATATGCGCCTGCTGGCCAAGTTGAGGCGCACGCTTTCACGAGAGAACTCCCCCGTCAGACCAGCCACTCCAATGGATGAGGCAGACAGGAAGCTACAGATGTTTTTATGGATTAGCGGTTTCTTAAAAGGTGACGACGAAGACGACACCTTAAAATACGAACTTACAGTTGGGCCGAAATTTGAACCGGCAGTTTTGGCTGCAATGGGTTGGAAGAGCCTTGATGAAAGTCCCGACGGCGAATGGCTGCTGACACTCGATCAAGCTCAAAAAATCGGTATGGCGGTTAACGAACAACTGCCATCGGAATTCGATCTTTTTATCGGCATCAGGGGTTAA
- a CDS encoding LemA family protein yields the protein MNSTLVILLVVGGLLALYAIFLFNSLVARRNQIKNAFAQLEVQLKRRYDLIPNLVATAKGYMAHERETLEAVIAARNNAVAGLQAAQAQPGNAQSIVQLGQADNALSNAMGRLNVTVEAYPELKASQNMQQLSEELSSTENKVSFARQAYNDAVMTYNTLKQSFPAALLAPLFGHGADASALTFADSAAIQEAPKVSF from the coding sequence GTGAACAGCACCCTCGTCATCCTTTTGGTCGTTGGCGGCCTCCTCGCCCTCTATGCCATCTTCCTTTTCAACAGCCTCGTCGCTCGACGCAATCAAATCAAAAACGCCTTCGCGCAACTCGAAGTGCAACTCAAGCGCCGCTATGACCTGATACCCAATCTGGTGGCCACCGCCAAGGGTTATATGGCCCACGAGCGCGAAACCCTGGAAGCGGTGATTGCCGCGCGCAACAACGCCGTCGCCGGCCTTCAGGCCGCTCAGGCGCAGCCGGGCAATGCCCAGAGCATCGTGCAACTGGGCCAGGCCGACAATGCGCTGAGCAATGCCATGGGCCGGCTGAATGTAACGGTTGAAGCGTACCCGGAACTCAAAGCGTCGCAAAACATGCAGCAACTGAGTGAAGAGCTGAGCAGCACCGAAAACAAAGTCAGTTTTGCCCGCCAGGCTTACAACGATGCAGTGATGACCTACAACACGCTCAAGCAAAGTTTCCCGGCAGCCCTGCTCGCCCCGCTGTTCGGCCACGGTGCCGATGCCTCGGCGTTGACGTTCGCTGATAGCGCGGCCATTCAGGAAGCGCCAAAGGTTTCGTTCTAA
- the ftrA gene encoding transcriptional regulator FtrA, whose protein sequence is MPTSPGLVAILAYDGLCTFEFGIAVEVFGLTRPEFDFPWYTHAIAAVDQGPMRALGGIQVLADGGLELLAEARTIIIPGWRDRNAAVPPALIDALRQAHARGARLLSICSGVFVLAATGLLDGHGATTHWRYAAELAQRFPAIAVDPDVLYVDSGQLITSAGSAAGIDACLHLVARDFGTQVANSVARRLVMSPQRTGGQAQFIPTPVSPTPRNDLSRVMQWARERLHEPLEVRDLASEAAMSERTFLRRFTEASGQSPKAWLQHERLARARELLESTPHNTEQIAERCGYRSVESFRVAFRGVVGVPPSVYRERFGRGVRVES, encoded by the coding sequence ATGCCGACATCACCAGGTCTGGTCGCGATTCTGGCCTACGACGGCCTCTGCACATTCGAGTTCGGCATCGCCGTGGAGGTCTTCGGCCTGACCCGGCCGGAGTTCGATTTCCCGTGGTACACCCACGCCATTGCGGCGGTCGATCAAGGCCCGATGCGCGCCTTGGGCGGGATTCAGGTGCTGGCCGATGGCGGTCTGGAATTGTTGGCCGAAGCGCGCACCATCATTATTCCCGGCTGGCGCGACCGTAACGCGGCGGTGCCTCCAGCATTGATCGACGCGTTGCGTCAGGCCCATGCCCGAGGCGCGCGATTACTGTCGATCTGCTCCGGTGTATTTGTGCTGGCGGCCACCGGCCTGCTCGACGGCCACGGCGCCACAACCCATTGGCGTTACGCGGCGGAACTGGCGCAGCGCTTCCCGGCAATTGCGGTTGATCCGGATGTGCTTTATGTCGACTCCGGTCAATTGATCACTTCGGCTGGTAGCGCCGCCGGGATCGATGCCTGCCTGCATCTGGTGGCGCGGGACTTCGGCACGCAAGTCGCCAACTCGGTAGCGCGGCGTCTGGTGATGTCGCCGCAGCGTACTGGCGGCCAGGCGCAATTCATTCCAACCCCGGTCAGCCCGACGCCGCGCAACGATCTGTCGCGGGTGATGCAATGGGCGCGCGAGCGTTTGCATGAACCGCTGGAAGTGCGCGATCTGGCCAGCGAAGCGGCGATGAGTGAGCGTACGTTTCTGCGGCGTTTTACCGAGGCCAGTGGGCAGTCGCCCAAGGCCTGGTTGCAGCACGAACGATTAGCGAGGGCGCGAGAGTTGCTGGAGAGCACGCCGCATAACACCGAGCAGATTGCCGAGCGTTGTGGTTATCGGTCGGTGGAGAGTTTTCGTGTGGCGTTTCGCGGGGTGGTGGGTGTGCCGCCGTCGGTGTATCGGGAGCGGTTTGGGCGGGGTGTGAGGGTTGAATCCTGA
- a CDS encoding LysR family transcriptional regulator, translated as MAINFDLNDLQAFRAVVEQGSFRKAADTVRLSQPALSRRIEKLEDALGVKLFERTTRKVSLTQAGRGFMPSVERLLDDLDVALLGISEVASTRLGHVTVACVPSAAYYFMPRVVARYHQQFPRIKVKVLDSSAHDVLSAVVNGEADFGLSFLGTQDAKVEFEPLVQECYVVACRRDHPLAGRSSVSWDEFYQQDYISLDKTSGNRFLLDQALSSVVPQRSSICETRHVTTMIGLVEAGLGVAAVPLMAMPGPDHPILTRVPLTDPQVMRSVGIIKRRGRTLTPAALELERLVVEMKVQPPTISA; from the coding sequence ATGGCCATCAACTTCGACCTCAACGACCTGCAAGCCTTCCGCGCCGTGGTCGAGCAGGGCAGTTTTCGCAAGGCCGCCGACACCGTGCGCCTGTCGCAACCGGCGTTGAGCCGGCGCATCGAGAAGCTTGAAGACGCCCTCGGCGTAAAACTCTTCGAACGCACCACGCGCAAGGTCAGCCTGACCCAGGCCGGGCGTGGTTTCATGCCCAGCGTCGAGCGTTTGCTCGATGATCTCGACGTTGCCTTATTGGGCATCAGCGAAGTCGCTTCGACCCGTTTGGGCCACGTCACCGTCGCCTGCGTGCCCTCGGCGGCGTACTACTTCATGCCCCGCGTGGTCGCGCGCTATCACCAGCAATTCCCACGGATCAAAGTCAAAGTGCTCGACTCCAGCGCGCATGATGTGTTGAGTGCGGTGGTCAATGGCGAGGCGGATTTCGGCTTGAGTTTTCTCGGCACGCAGGATGCCAAAGTCGAGTTCGAACCGCTTGTGCAGGAGTGCTACGTCGTTGCCTGCCGCCGCGATCACCCGTTGGCCGGACGCAGCAGTGTGAGCTGGGACGAGTTCTATCAGCAGGATTACATCTCGCTCGACAAGACGTCCGGCAACCGCTTTCTGCTCGATCAGGCGTTGAGCAGCGTGGTGCCGCAGCGCTCAAGCATCTGCGAAACCCGGCATGTGACGACGATGATCGGTCTGGTCGAGGCGGGGTTGGGCGTGGCGGCGGTGCCGCTGATGGCGATGCCCGGGCCGGATCATCCGATCCTGACGCGGGTGCCGCTGACCGATCCGCAAGTGATGCGCAGTGTCGGCATCATCAAGCGCCGGGGTCGCACGTTGACCCCGGCGGCACTGGAACTGGAGCGGCTGGTGGTGGAGATGAAAGTCCAGCCGCCTACGATCAGCGCTTGA
- a CDS encoding DUF6124 family protein, whose protein sequence is MFKITPNPPETDAEIDQNPTSPYSTPGSRKLHEAAERALDHYLKPTPPSPPRRPSTMFLVDPNTGAEDLMAHACESMASASIMLSDFAALLDSPYRNTVLGIQQVVMLGELAVNRALDKIEPALRQ, encoded by the coding sequence ATGTTCAAAATAACGCCGAATCCGCCCGAAACAGATGCGGAAATCGATCAAAATCCGACATCCCCCTATTCCACACCGGGCTCCAGAAAACTCCACGAAGCCGCCGAACGCGCCCTCGACCACTACCTGAAACCCACACCGCCTTCACCACCGCGCAGACCCAGCACCATGTTCCTCGTCGACCCGAACACCGGCGCCGAAGACCTCATGGCCCACGCCTGCGAATCCATGGCTTCGGCCAGCATCATGCTCAGCGACTTCGCCGCCCTGCTCGACTCGCCCTACCGCAACACCGTGCTCGGCATCCAGCAAGTGGTCATGCTCGGCGAACTCGCGGTCAACCGCGCCCTCGACAAAATCGAACCCGCCCTGAGGCAATAA
- a CDS encoding FKBP-type peptidyl-prolyl cis-trans isomerase encodes MNDELQVIDLQIGEGKTAVKGALITTQYTGWLEDGSEFDSSYSRGKPFQCVIGTGRVIKGWDQGLMGMQVGGKRKLLVPAHLGYGERTMGKIPPGSNLVFEIELLEVLTRED; translated from the coding sequence ATGAATGATGAACTGCAGGTTATCGATCTTCAGATCGGCGAAGGCAAAACCGCCGTCAAAGGCGCACTGATCACCACCCAATACACCGGATGGCTGGAAGACGGCAGCGAGTTCGATTCTTCCTACAGCCGTGGCAAACCTTTTCAGTGCGTGATTGGCACCGGGCGCGTGATCAAGGGGTGGGATCAGGGTTTGATGGGCATGCAGGTGGGGGGCAAACGCAAATTGCTGGTGCCGGCGCATCTGGGGTATGGCGAGCGGACGATGGGCAAGATCCCGCCGGGTTCGAATCTGGTGTTTGAGATTGAGTTGTTGGAAGTGCTGACGCGGGAGGATTGA